The Sinorhizobium alkalisoli genomic interval GCGACAGTTCGACGAAGCATTGCGCGAGGCCGATCTCGACGACGTCCGTCGGACGATAAGCGATGCCCAAAGCCTTAATCCGACGACCGCGCTGCGGGACGCGATGAACCCGCTGCGGCAGCTCGGCAACGAGATCAAGTCCGATCTGCAGAAGGCCGCAACGCCCGATAAGGCCGCGCAAACCGCACCGGAGTCGGGCACTGTGCCGGCGAATACGTCCATGCCAGCTGTGGAACCGGGAGAGGCGGTCGCAGCGACCGCAGCCGAAACTGCACCGGGCGAGACGGAGCGTTCGGCACCGGCGACGCAGGCGGCCGACGCGAAGCCGAAGCGCGCAGCCAAGCCCAAAGCCGAGCCGAATACGCTCGTGGCAGCAAAGCCGGCACCGAAAAGAGCCTCCGCTGCGGCGGCGGCGAAGAAGTCAACGGCAAGGAAACTGGCTGCCGGTTCGGCCGAGGTCGAAGCGAAGAGTGGAAAGACGCGAGCGGCTTCGCGCAAGAAAGGTGACGCATGAGCGGCGATATGGAGGACCGGCCGCAGCCGCTGATGGAGCACCTGATCGAACTGCGCGCGCGGTTGATGTGGGCGATTGGAGCGTTCTTCGTCGCCTTCCTCGTCTGCTTCTATTTCGCCAAGGGATTGTTCAACCTGCTCGTCCTGCCGTTCAAGTGGGCCGTGAGCTGGGCCGGGCTCAGCCATCGCAATATCGAGTTGATCTACACCGCGCCGCAGGAGTTCTTTTTCACCCAGATCAAGGTCGCGATGTTCGGCGCGCTGGTCATCGCCTTTCCGGTCATTGCCTCGCAGATCTACAAGTTCGTCGCGCCGGGGCTCTACAAGAACGAGCGGGCGGCCTTCCTGCCGTTCCTGATCGCTTCGCCGGTCCTGTTCCTGATCGGCGGCGCGCTTGTCTATTTCTTTTTCACGCCGATGGTGATGTGGTTCTTCCTGGCGATGGAGCAGGGCGGTGGCGAAGGGGAGGTGTCGATCCAGCTCCTGCCGAAGGTCTCGGAATATCTGAGCCTGATCATGTCGCTGGTGCTCGCCTTCGGCCTCGTATTCCAGTTGCCGGTCATCACGACGCTGCTCGCGCGCGTCGGCTTCGTCACTGCGGATGGGCTGGCCGCGAAGCGGAAATATGCAATCGTCATCGCCTTCGTAGTTGCTGCGGTTCTGACCCCGCCGGATCCCGTTTCGCAGATCGGTCTTGCGCTACCAGCCATCCTTCTCTACGAAATTTCCATCTATACGGCGCGACTCGTCGAGAAGAAGCGAGCAGCCGAAGCCCTCTCGACCGAGTTGGCTTCTTCGCAGGAAGGTTCCTCCGAGACGGCTGGCCCTGCCAAGGGCTGACCCGTCCGACGATTCCGCGCCGCGTCCTGCAGCAACCGTGCCCGTTCGTACACGCGCCGGTCGTTGTGGCACTTTGAAATCGCTGCTGGCTTTTCGCCTGGACCGAGGCGGTCCCAGGACTGGCGGCACCAACGCGTGGAACGACTATGCTCGATATCAAATGGATCCGTGAGAATGCTGCCATGCTCGACGACGCCCTGCTAAAGCGGGGTGCGGAGCCATTGTCGGCGTCTCTGATTGAGCTTGATGAACGCCGCCGCGCCATCCTTTCCTCGCTGCAGGAAATGCAAGCGCGCCGCAACGCTGCCTCGAAGGAAATCGGCGCGGCCATGGCGCAGAAGAACGGCGAGCTCGCTGAGAAGCTCAAGGCCGAGGTCGCAGAGCTGAAGAACGCCCTGCCCGCGGCAGAGGACGAGAGCCGCCGGCTGGAGGCCGAACTGACGGATGCCCTGTCGCGCATCCCGAACATCCCGCTCGAGGACGTTCCGGTCGGCCCCGACGAAACCGCCAATGTGGTGACGCGGGTCGTCGGCTCAAAGCCGCAATGGAACCATAAGCCGTTCGAGCATTTCGAGGTCGGCGAAGCGCTCGGCTTTATGGATTTCGAAGGCGCGGCGCGCATAGCCGGCGCACGTTTCACCATTCTTAGGGGCCAGCTTGCGCGCCTCGAGCGTGCGCTCGGACAATTCATGCTCGACCTGCATACGCAGGAGCATGGCTACACCGAAGTTCAGCCGCCGCTCCTCGTCAGAGACGACGCGATGTATGGAACGGGTCAATTGCCGAAATTCGCGGAAGACCTCTTCCGGACGACCGATGGACGTTGGTTGATTCCGACGGCGGAGGTGCCGCTGACGAACATGGTCCGCGAGCAAATCCTGGAGAAGCTGCCGTTGCGCTTCACTGCATTGACGCCCTGCTTCCGCTCGGAGGCCGGTTCTGCCGGGCGCGACACCCGCGGCATGTTGCGTCAACATCAGTTCAACAAGGTCGAGCTGGTTTCGATCACCGATGCCGAAAGCTCAATCGACGAACACGAGCGGATGACGGCTTGCGCCGAGGAAGTGTTGAAGCGGCTCGGACTGCATTATCGCGTGATGACGCTCTGCACGGGCGACATGGGCTTCGGCGCGCGCAAGACCTATGACCTCGAGGTCTGGCTGCCGGGGCAGGACACCTATCGCGAAATCTCGTCCTGCTCGGTCTGCGGCGACTTCCAGGCGCGGCGGATGAACGCGCGCTATCGCCTGAAGGAGGACAGGGCAACGAAATTCGTCCACACGCTCAACGGTTCGGGCGTGGCGGTGGGGCGTGCTCTGATCGCAGTCATCGAAAACTATCTCAATGAGGACGGTTCCGTGACGGTACCGGACGTTCTCGTGCCCTATATGGGCGGGTTGCAGCGGATCGAAAAGGCCGCGTAAGGCACGCGGGGCGAGCGAGAGAGGCGGCATGCGCATCCTGCTGACGAATGATGACGGCATCCATGCCGAGGGGCTCTCCGTCCTGGAACGGATTGCGCAATCGATTTCGGACGACGTCTGGGTCGTCGCCCCGGAAGTGGACCAGAGCGGCCTTGCGCACTCGTTGACGCTTTCGGAGCCGCTGCGCCTGCGCCAGGTCGCCGAGCGGCGCTTCGCGCTTCGGGGAACGCCAACCGATTGCGTGATCATGGCGTCGAGAAAGATCCTGGACCGCAAGCCGGACCTCGTTCTCTCGGGCGTCAATGTGGGGGCAAATCTCGCCGACGACGTCACCTATTCCGGCACGGTCGCCGGGGCGATAGAAGGGACGCTGCAGGGCGTTCGCTCGATGGCGCTGAGCCAGGCCTATTCCCACTCAGTCGGGGCGACGGTGCCCTGGGACGTGGTCGAGGCGCACGCGCCGGCGCTGATTGGCCGCTTGATGCGGGTCGACCTGCCGGACGGCACCTTGATCAATCTGAATTTCCCCAATTGCGCGCCGGATGCGGTTGCTGGCGTGGAGGTCACCTCGCAAGGCAAGCTCGAGATCGGGCTCAGCATCGACGAGCGCCTGGACGGCCGCGGCTTTCCCTATTTCTGGCTGCGCTTCGGCGAGCGCTCCGGCGACTTTCGCTCCGGCACCGACATTCGGGCCTTGCGCGACAACCGGATTTCGGTGACGCCGCTGAAGCTGGATATGACCGACTACACGGTTCAGGAGCGCATCGCCCGGGCATTGCTGAAAGGGACTGCTGCTTGAGCGGGCGTGTCGCGCAGCAGGAAGGGCTTGCGGCGATGGCACTTCGCCTCCGCGCAGCCGGCGTCGTGAACAACGACCTGCTGAAAGCCGTGGAGCAGACCCCGCGCGGCCTGTTCTGTCCGGCGCCCTATCAGGAGGACGTCTATTCCCGGCGACTGATCCCGCTTGATTGCGGCTCCTTCATGGAAGGATGCGATTTTGCGGTTCGGCTCATCCATTGCCTCAATGTCAAGCCGGGGCAGCGCGTGCTTGAAGTGGGCACTGGCAGCGGCTTTACCGCCGGTGTCATCGGGCGCCTCGCAGAGCGGGTGTTGACGATCGATCGCTATCAGACGCTGGTGGGGACCGCGCAGAAGAATCTCGAGAAAGCCGGCATCCGCAATGTCGTCGTGCGACATGCGGACGGCAGCGTCGGGGCGCCGGGCGAGGGCACCTTCGACCGCATTCTCATCACTGCCGCTTTCGACAGTCTGCCGCGCATGTATTCCGATCACCTCGTATCGGGCGGCACCTTGCTGGTGCCGATCATGATGAACGAAACGCGGTGCCGCATCGTTCGCGTCAACCGCACGGGCAGCCGCTTCGATCGGGAGGACCTGTTCGAAGCACCTTACCTCCCGATCGTCCCGCAGCTGGCATCCTTCCTCTGAGCAGGTCGCGATGGCCGGCGCGTCGCAAACAGCTGATTCGCACAAGGCCAGCTTGCCCTCCAGCTCCTGCCTCAGGCCCCGAAAGCATTGTTCTCGATCAAGTGGTTAACCCTTTATTAACCCGCCTCCAGCTTCGCGCAAGCTTGTCGCCATAGCCCGGAAGGGCACGATGGTCGTGGCGCGCTTGAGCTGTGATTTCTGCGTTGTTCGTTTGGATCGTGCAGATGATGGAGACGGCAGATGCAGATTGCGAACAGGTTGACGGGCGCTGCGACGGGCGATGGTCTGAGTAATCTCGCCGGGCGGTCGGCGGACCAGGTCGGGACCACTGGCAAGGAAGATGCGAGCGCACAAGCGGCGCAGGCGGCATTTTTCGACCCGACGCCGCGCATCTCCCTTTCGGTCGATGCATTGCTTTATCTAAGCCGCACCAAGAAGACGCCGGAGAGGGCGCCGCCCTTGACCGCCGACGAGTGGAACAACCGGCTCTCTCCGCAACTAGCGGCACGGGAGCACCAGGCCTTCGGGAGGTTCGCCGATAGCGGCGATTACAGGGCCTATTACCGAGCCTTCATCGAGTACTACGATACTCTCCGGCCGGAGGATCAAAACAGCCTGCGCTATTTCGGTACGCGCGAAGCGTCGGTCGCGGGATTACGGTCGCTCGAATACGACGCCGAGAGCGGCCTCGATGGCGATTCAAGTTTCAAGAGGATCGTCAGCGTGTTTCTCGATGAGGACAAGACCGTCTCTTCGGCTGCTCCGCTCGATCCAGAGCCGGGCGACGAACGATTTTTGGGCTGGGATGCGTCCAATATCAGCTATGAGACGGAAACGCCGGAATCGCGATCGCTTTCGGAAATCGAGCGCCTCTATTCGGAACTCCTATAGGCCGATCAATCCCGCACGGCTCCGGCGCCGGGGCGGCATCATGGTTAGCGTTTCGTCAAATCGCCGCCGCCCTTAACCGGCCGGTAACTCTAATGCGCTTTAATCATTCCACAGCGAGTTGCGTTCGGAGTGGGTAAGCGTCATGCGTCAGTTTTCATCTCCCGGTGCAGGGAAGTCCTTGATCCGCCTGTGTGCGGCGGCCTTGTTGGCAAGCGCCGCGGCAGGCTGCAGCTCCGGTGTAAGCCGCTTCGATGGGCTCTTTTCAAGCTCCGACGCCCTGACGACAGGCTCGATCCCGCGCAATACGACTCCCGTTCCGCGAGGCGATATATCGGGCAGCCAGAGCGTCGCCCTCGGTCAGACTTATCCGGATGCCGGCGGAACCGGGTCCTACGGTCAGGTGCATGCCGTTGCCGCGCCGGTGTCGAGTGCCCGCGTAGCGTCGACGCCGATGAATGTACAGCGTACGGCCCTGGCCGAACCGGCGCCGGCCATTCCTCGCCAGGCGCCGGAGACCCCTGCCGCCCGCCAGCCGCAGCCAGTTCTCGCAAAAGCCGAACCGCTGCCGACCTCTTCCAGGGAGCGTTCCGGCAAGGGCGGCTGGAGCACGGAAAACGCACCAACGATCATGGTACGCCCGGGGGATACCGTAGCCGTACTGGCGCGCCGCTTCGGTGTACCGGAAAAGGAGATCCTGAAGGCCAATGGCCTGAATTCCGCCGGACAGGTGGAGCCGGGCCAGCGCCTCATCATTCCGAGCTTTGGCGGCGGAAGCAGCGCCGCGAAAGCGGCGGCGTCAAGTTCGATCGCCGATATCGAGGGTGGCAACAAGCAGCCATTGCCGCTGCCCGCTGGTCAGCGTGAAGTCGCGATCCTGCCGGGGCAATCGCAACTGCGCGAGAAGGGCGAGGAGCGCGCGAACGTTGCAAGCGGAAAGGTCGATGCTGCCGGCGAGGGCGGTGGCGCAGGTGGGCTCTACACAGTCAAGGCGGGCGACTCGCTCAACCGGATCGCCAAGGCGAATGGCGTGTCCGTCGCTGCCCTCAAGCAAGCGAATGGGCTGACGACCGAATCGATCCGCATTGGACAGAAGCTGAAAGTGCCGGGTGGCGCCGTCGCTGGCGACGCGACCGCTTCCGTTCCTTCGAAGAGGGCGGAAACGAAAGTGGCGTCGCTCGATCAGAGCAAGCCGACGGAATACAAGCCGCCTGTCGTCAAGGAGAGCGTTTCGGAGGCGGCAGCTAAGTCCGACGTCGACGCGGAGTCGCCGAAATCGACCGGAATCGGCAAATATCGCTGGCCCGTCCGCGGCGCGGTCGTTGCCGGCTATGGCGCGAATGTCGACGGCAATCGCAACGACGGCATCAATATCTCGGTGCCGGAAGGGACGCCGATCAAGGCGGCCGAAAACGGCGTGGTCATCTATTCCGGCAGCAGTCTGAAGGAACTCGGCAATGCCGTGCTGGTCCGCCACGACGATGGCACAGTCACCGTCTACGGCAATGCCTCGGAACTCAATGTTCAGCGGGGGCAGAAGGTCCAGCGGGGCCAGACGCTCGCTTCTTCGGGCATGACCGGGCGCGCCACCCAGCCGCAGGTGCATTTCGAAGTCCGCAAGAACGCGACACCGGTGAACCCGGCAACCTACCTGGAATAGCCGTAGCACTTTGAATTGCTGCGGGCCTTGTCCTTGAGCCGAAGCCTACTGAACGAACTTGCAGTAACTAGAAGGCGCGCCCCGTGTCCCACCGTCACGCGGGGTCGCGCAATGACCGGCGCAGACGCCCCGCAAGATCCTGAATGAACTGCCAGGCGACGCGGCCGGACCTTGCTCCCCTTGTCGTCGCCCACTCGAGCGCATCGGCGTGAAGGGTTTCCCGCTCGACAGGCAAATCGTAGTAGCGTGCGTAACCGTCGACCATGGCGAGATAGTCGTCCTGGCTGCATTTGTGAAATCCGAGCCAAAGGCCGAAGCGATCGGACAGGGAGACCTTTTCCTCGACGGCCTCGGAGGGGTTGATTGCGGTCGACTGCTCGTTTTCCATCATGTTGCGCGGCAGAAGGTGCCGGCGGTTCGACGTCGCGTAGAGCACGACATTGGCCGGGCGCCCTTCGACGCCGCCGTCCAGAACGGCCTTCAGGGACTTGTAGGACGTGTCGTCATGGTCGAAGGACAGATCGTCGCAGAAGACGATGACGGGCATCGGAGCAACCTTGAGGATTTCCATCAGGGCCGGCAGCGTCGCAATGTCTTCCCGGTGCACTTCGACGAGTTTCAGTCCGGCACCGGTGTTGCGGGCTACTTGCGCGTGGACGGCCTTGACGAGCGAAGACTTGCCCATGCCTCGCGCACCCCAGAGCAGCACGTTGTTTGCCGGATAGCCTTCGGCGAAGCGGAGCGTGTTGTCGAAAAGTATGTCGCGAACATGATCGACGCCGGTGATCAGCGCGAGCTCGATCCGATTCGGCTTTTCCACCGGCTGCAGATGACGGGTCGCCGGAGCCCAGACGAAGCATTCCGCGCGAGCCCAGTCGTTGACCGCTTCACCCGGACCGGCAATCCGCTCGAGGGCTGCGGAGAGCTTCTGTAATTCATTGATGAGGACGTCGATCTTGCTTTGGTGCATCTGCTCGTCTCCGGATCGCCGCGGGCGTAGCGCGGCCACTCGTCGGTGTGTCCCGTCACGCCGCCCTCGGTGGGTTCTTAGGAAGGCTGCTGGCGCGTTTTTCCTCGCTAGCACGGTGGTTTGCGCTGGAAAAGCCCGGGCGCGCGTGCGCGAGGGGTTCTCCTATCGCGCAATTTGTGTCAGAGGCAGGAGCAACGGAGCAGGGTACCGACTTTATTGTCGTGAAATCATTTCCCATATTCCGGCGGATTTCGCGCGGGAGAGCAACCGCGCAGCTGAACTCAAGGAGTGATCGATGTTCATTACCGAAGCTTTCGCGCAGACGACTGCCCCGGCCGCTGGGGGCGCCGATATCCTGATGTCCATCCTGCCGTTCATCCTGATTTTCGTCGTGATGTACTTCCTGATCATCCGGCCGCAGCGCGCCCAGATGAAGCGTCGCGAAGAGCTCTTGAAGAACATTCGCCGGGGCGATCAGGTGGTCACCGGTGGCGGCATCGTCGGCAAGGTGACGAAGGTCGTCGACGATTCGGAACTCGAGGTCGAGATTGCCGAGGGCCTCAAGGTGCGTGTCGTGCGCAGCGGTATTTCCGAGGTCCGCGTCAAGGGCGAACCCGTCAAGGAATAAGAGACGGCGCGAGCCCTGACCAGTTGCTGCATATGGTTTCTGACGAGTATGCAGCAATCTTCGCGCGTCTTAAGGACGCGCGGCGTCCTGGGCCTGGCGATGGAGCATTCGACGCATGCCCAAATTCTCGCCGCTGAAGAACGCCGTTATCTGGCTCGTCGTTCTGGCCGGTTTTGCCTTCGCACTGCCGAACTTCCTCCCGAAGGAGCAGCTTGCCGGTTGGCCGAACTGGCTGCCGCATCGCCAGGTCCCGCTAGGGCTCGATCTGCAAGGCGGTGTTGACATCACGCTGAAGGTCAGCCGCGACGACATCGTGGCCGAGCAACTGGATGCGACCATCGATGCGATCAGCCGGGCACTGAGGGCGGCGGATATCGGTTATGCGCGCCTTTCCGGAAGCGGTCAGGCCATTCAGTTTCGGCTTCGCGACGCCGCGAAGCTGCAGGACGCACGCGAAGCCCTGCGCGCATTGACGGCGCCGGACGATGAGGCTGAACTTGCCGCGGAGCCATCGACGGCGGCGGGATCTCTGCGCTTCCGCCTGAGAGATGAGGCTATCGATCGCCGCTTGGCCGAGGCGGTGTCGCACGCCGTCGAAGCTATTCGCCGACGTGTTGGCGAGGTCGTCGCCCTCGAGCCCTCAATCGCGCGCCGCGGCGCAGACCGCATCAGGGTGCAGGTGCCGGGATTGGATAACCCGCAACGGCTCAAGGATGTTTTGAGCCAGCGCGGGAAGGTCAGCTTCCACTGGCTCGATCTGTCGATGCCGGCTGAGCAGGCGGTCGATCAGCGTCCGCCGGCATCGTCCGAAGTTCTTTACTCGCTCGACGATCCGCCGATCCCCTACCTCGTCGAAAGGCGCTCGCTTGTCGGTCCCGAGGACTTTCTCTCGGCGCAGCCGGTGTCTGATCCATCAAGCGGGGAGCCCGCCGTCGACGTCACCCTCAAGCCAGAGGCCCTGTCCCGGATTGCACCGACGCTGCAGGCGGATGCGGAGCGGCAGTTCGCAATCGTGCTCGACGGCCAGGTCATGTCGACGCCCACCATCGCCGATGCGTTCAGCGGGGATACGGTCCGTATCGCAGGCGCAATGTCGGAAGAGGGGGCGAACGACCTCGCCGCAGTGCTGCGGGCGGGCCCGCTGCCCGTTTCTCTCACGGTCATCGAGGAACGCACCGTTGGGCCCGAGTTCGGCATGGATGCCATCGAAAGCGGTCTTGAGGCAGGATTGATCGCTGCGCTGGCCGTTGCGGCTTGCATGGTCGGCTTCTACGGGTTTTTCGGAGTCGTCGCCGTGGCGGCGCTCGTCGTCAACCTCGTGCTGATCATCGCCGCCCTGTCCCAGCTGGGCGTGACGCTGACATTGCCCGGAATTGCGGGAATCATTCTTACGGTCGGAATGGCAGTCGACTCGAACGTGCTCATCTATGAGCGGCTGCGGGAGGAGGCGCGCAACAGCAGCGAACCATTGCGGCAAACGCTCGACAATGGCTTTTCGCGTGTGTTGAGAAGCATTTTCGACGCAAATCTCTCGATATTCGCCGCCGGGGCCATTCTCTTCCTCCTCGGTGCCGGCGCCGTGCGCGGTTTTGCGGCCACGCTTGCCATCGGCAGCATCACCACAATTCTGACGGCGCACAGCCTCACGCGT includes:
- a CDS encoding biotin biosynthesis protein BioC, which codes for MQIANRLTGAATGDGLSNLAGRSADQVGTTGKEDASAQAAQAAFFDPTPRISLSVDALLYLSRTKKTPERAPPLTADEWNNRLSPQLAAREHQAFGRFADSGDYRAYYRAFIEYYDTLRPEDQNSLRYFGTREASVAGLRSLEYDAESGLDGDSSFKRIVSVFLDEDKTVSSAAPLDPEPGDERFLGWDASNISYETETPESRSLSEIERLYSELL
- a CDS encoding ATP-binding protein, translated to MHQSKIDVLINELQKLSAALERIAGPGEAVNDWARAECFVWAPATRHLQPVEKPNRIELALITGVDHVRDILFDNTLRFAEGYPANNVLLWGARGMGKSSLVKAVHAQVARNTGAGLKLVEVHREDIATLPALMEILKVAPMPVIVFCDDLSFDHDDTSYKSLKAVLDGGVEGRPANVVLYATSNRRHLLPRNMMENEQSTAINPSEAVEEKVSLSDRFGLWLGFHKCSQDDYLAMVDGYARYYDLPVERETLHADALEWATTRGARSGRVAWQFIQDLAGRLRRSLRDPA
- the secDF gene encoding protein translocase subunit SecDF, giving the protein MPKFSPLKNAVIWLVVLAGFAFALPNFLPKEQLAGWPNWLPHRQVPLGLDLQGGVDITLKVSRDDIVAEQLDATIDAISRALRAADIGYARLSGSGQAIQFRLRDAAKLQDAREALRALTAPDDEAELAAEPSTAAGSLRFRLRDEAIDRRLAEAVSHAVEAIRRRVGEVVALEPSIARRGADRIRVQVPGLDNPQRLKDVLSQRGKVSFHWLDLSMPAEQAVDQRPPASSEVLYSLDDPPIPYLVERRSLVGPEDFLSAQPVSDPSSGEPAVDVTLKPEALSRIAPTLQADAERQFAIVLDGQVMSTPTIADAFSGDTVRIAGAMSEEGANDLAAVLRAGPLPVSLTVIEERTVGPEFGMDAIESGLEAGLIAALAVAACMVGFYGFFGVVAVAALVVNLVLIIAALSQLGVTLTLPGIAGIILTVGMAVDSNVLIYERLREEARNSSEPLRQTLDNGFSRVLRSIFDANLSIFAAGAILFLLGAGAVRGFAATLAIGSITTILTAHSLTRRLIRGWYRRRRPRHLPRGIRTGFFAEADMRFMAIRNPVFILMAALSLSALVVLVGVGLNMGADFKGGSLVELRAKTDAADIAGIRARLDELNLGDARIQPLGSPRDVLVRIPSHEAGDNAEQTAVDLLRAELQDDYLLRRVDVVGPAVSGELTRAGTLAVAAAMLAVVLYVWLRFGWQFATGAIVAVFCDVLLSVGFLAVTGVEFSLVSLAALLTIVCYSLNDTMVVYDRIRENLVRYRRMPLSVLIDTSINQTLSRTVLTALTTALALAALYLFGGSRLVESFSAILLFGVLVGTLSSIYIAGPVLILFGRRNIGLDSELGEPEGTREQTAKGAP
- the tatB gene encoding Sec-independent protein translocase protein TatB is translated as MLDIGWTELVVIAIVLIVVVGPKDLPPMLRAFGRMTSKMRGMAGDFRRQFDEALREADLDDVRRTISDAQSLNPTTALRDAMNPLRQLGNEIKSDLQKAATPDKAAQTAPESGTVPANTSMPAVEPGEAVAATAAETAPGETERSAPATQAADAKPKRAAKPKAEPNTLVAAKPAPKRASAAAAAKKSTARKLAAGSAEVEAKSGKTRAASRKKGDA
- the tatC gene encoding twin-arginine translocase subunit TatC, giving the protein MSGDMEDRPQPLMEHLIELRARLMWAIGAFFVAFLVCFYFAKGLFNLLVLPFKWAVSWAGLSHRNIELIYTAPQEFFFTQIKVAMFGALVIAFPVIASQIYKFVAPGLYKNERAAFLPFLIASPVLFLIGGALVYFFFTPMVMWFFLAMEQGGGEGEVSIQLLPKVSEYLSLIMSLVLAFGLVFQLPVITTLLARVGFVTADGLAAKRKYAIVIAFVVAAVLTPPDPVSQIGLALPAILLYEISIYTARLVEKKRAAEALSTELASSQEGSSETAGPAKG
- the yajC gene encoding preprotein translocase subunit YajC produces the protein MFITEAFAQTTAPAAGGADILMSILPFILIFVVMYFLIIRPQRAQMKRREELLKNIRRGDQVVTGGGIVGKVTKVVDDSELEVEIAEGLKVRVVRSGISEVRVKGEPVKE
- the serS gene encoding serine--tRNA ligase — encoded protein: MLDIKWIRENAAMLDDALLKRGAEPLSASLIELDERRRAILSSLQEMQARRNAASKEIGAAMAQKNGELAEKLKAEVAELKNALPAAEDESRRLEAELTDALSRIPNIPLEDVPVGPDETANVVTRVVGSKPQWNHKPFEHFEVGEALGFMDFEGAARIAGARFTILRGQLARLERALGQFMLDLHTQEHGYTEVQPPLLVRDDAMYGTGQLPKFAEDLFRTTDGRWLIPTAEVPLTNMVREQILEKLPLRFTALTPCFRSEAGSAGRDTRGMLRQHQFNKVELVSITDAESSIDEHERMTACAEEVLKRLGLHYRVMTLCTGDMGFGARKTYDLEVWLPGQDTYREISSCSVCGDFQARRMNARYRLKEDRATKFVHTLNGSGVAVGRALIAVIENYLNEDGSVTVPDVLVPYMGGLQRIEKAA
- a CDS encoding LysM peptidoglycan-binding domain-containing M23 family metallopeptidase, with the translated sequence MRQFSSPGAGKSLIRLCAAALLASAAAGCSSGVSRFDGLFSSSDALTTGSIPRNTTPVPRGDISGSQSVALGQTYPDAGGTGSYGQVHAVAAPVSSARVASTPMNVQRTALAEPAPAIPRQAPETPAARQPQPVLAKAEPLPTSSRERSGKGGWSTENAPTIMVRPGDTVAVLARRFGVPEKEILKANGLNSAGQVEPGQRLIIPSFGGGSSAAKAAASSSIADIEGGNKQPLPLPAGQREVAILPGQSQLREKGEERANVASGKVDAAGEGGGAGGLYTVKAGDSLNRIAKANGVSVAALKQANGLTTESIRIGQKLKVPGGAVAGDATASVPSKRAETKVASLDQSKPTEYKPPVVKESVSEAAAKSDVDAESPKSTGIGKYRWPVRGAVVAGYGANVDGNRNDGINISVPEGTPIKAAENGVVIYSGSSLKELGNAVLVRHDDGTVTVYGNASELNVQRGQKVQRGQTLASSGMTGRATQPQVHFEVRKNATPVNPATYLE
- the surE gene encoding 5'/3'-nucleotidase SurE, with amino-acid sequence MRILLTNDDGIHAEGLSVLERIAQSISDDVWVVAPEVDQSGLAHSLTLSEPLRLRQVAERRFALRGTPTDCVIMASRKILDRKPDLVLSGVNVGANLADDVTYSGTVAGAIEGTLQGVRSMALSQAYSHSVGATVPWDVVEAHAPALIGRLMRVDLPDGTLINLNFPNCAPDAVAGVEVTSQGKLEIGLSIDERLDGRGFPYFWLRFGERSGDFRSGTDIRALRDNRISVTPLKLDMTDYTVQERIARALLKGTAA
- a CDS encoding protein-L-isoaspartate(D-aspartate) O-methyltransferase; this encodes MSGRVAQQEGLAAMALRLRAAGVVNNDLLKAVEQTPRGLFCPAPYQEDVYSRRLIPLDCGSFMEGCDFAVRLIHCLNVKPGQRVLEVGTGSGFTAGVIGRLAERVLTIDRYQTLVGTAQKNLEKAGIRNVVVRHADGSVGAPGEGTFDRILITAAFDSLPRMYSDHLVSGGTLLVPIMMNETRCRIVRVNRTGSRFDREDLFEAPYLPIVPQLASFL